A single window of Gossypium hirsutum isolate 1008001.06 chromosome A10, Gossypium_hirsutum_v2.1, whole genome shotgun sequence DNA harbors:
- the LOC107924990 gene encoding abscisic acid receptor PYL11 → MADTIMKKTQYHTLGLSPNQCGSSLVQSIDAPLPLVWSILRRFDNPQAYKQFVKSCTLSVGNGGIGSVREVMVVSGMPAATSMERLDRLDDDLHVMMVSIIGGDHKLVNYRSTTSLHEIGSEEEGNGGRTVVVESYVVDVPAGNSKEDTCSFADMIIGCNLRSLARVTEGLANSNNL, encoded by the coding sequence ATGGCAGATACAATAATGAAAAAAACCCAATATCACACTCTTGGTTTATCACCGAACCAATGCGGTTCAAGCTTGGTTCAATCCATAGATGCACCGCTTCCTCTAGTATGGTCCATACTCCGCCGCTTCGACAACCCACAAGCTTACAAACAGTTCGTCAAGAGCTGTACGTTGAGTGTCGGTAACGGTGGAATAGGGAGTGTACGTGAAGTGATGGTCGTGTCGGGGATGCCGGCAGCCACGAGCATGGAGAGGTTGGATCGATTAGATGATGACTTGCATGTTATGATGGTTAGCATTATTGGTGGTGACCATAAGCTTGTGAATTACCGTTCCACTACtagtttgcatgaaattggaagtgaaGAAGAAGGGAATGGCGGGAGAACGGTGGTGGTAGAGTCGTACGTGGTGGATGTCCCAGCGGGGAATAGTAAAGAAGATACATGTTCGTTTGCTGATATGATAATTGGTTGTAATCTTAGGTCTTTAGCTAGGGTAACAGAAGGATTGGCGAATTCAAACAATTTATGA
- the LOC107925127 gene encoding F-box protein MAX2: MAAGTSSNVHLHDIPDGILSNIFSLETETRTRNAMSLVCLKWLLLERSTRKSLTLRGNIRNLFLLPTCFRAVTHLDLSFLSPWGYPLLDSFSNPLVLAQFLRHAFPSVVSLIVYVRNPLTLHLLASQWPNLQHVKLVRWHQRWPAAPIGSDLVPLFDHCPMLSSLDVSHFYCWTEDLPPVIQAYPSIATSLSHLNILKHDSSTDGFKSHELLSITASCPNLRKLLATCIFNPRFIGFISDQTLLTLAINCPLLSLLHLADSTSMSNVRPNLIEDASISFATLGDVFSKLPQLEELVLDVCHNVKHTWPALELLNTKCPMLKSLKLGQFQGICRGIASPPDGVALCQGLESLSIKNCTDLTDKALIAISHGCHRLSKFEVLGCKQLTRKGMWEFTHNLRKTLVDVKISYCKNLNAVSSLQALEPIRDRIEKLHIDCVWASIIGEEKSLKNWSKLQYLSLWIAVGESLNPLSLSGLNDCPSLEEIQIKVQGDCRDQPKPFMDAFGLSCLTCYPNLTRMILDCSGVTGYALTAPVGHTDLSLWERFFLSGIQNSTLNELNYWTAQDVDVNQRCLFLPAAGLLAQCGRLRKLFIHGTANEHLMMFLLGNPTLRDVQLREDYCPAPDNDTITEMRVGSCCRFEDALNSSSRHVPD, from the coding sequence ATGGCAGCTGGAACTTCAAGCAACGTTCATCTCCATGATATACCTGATGGGATACTCTCCAACATATTCTCTTTAGAGACTGAAACTCGCACACGCAACGCCATGTCTCTCGTGTGTCTCAAATGGCTCTTGCTCGAGCGCTCCACTCGCAAATCCCTCACCCTTCGCGGTAATATCCGCAATCTCTTCCTCCTTCCTACTTGCTTTCGTGCTGTTACCCATCTTGACCTTTCTTTCCTCTCCCCATGGGGATACCCTCTTCTCGATTCGTTTTCAAACCCACTTGTACTTGCTCAGTTCCTTCGACATGCATTTCCTTCAGTTGTTTCTCTCATCGTTTATGTCCGAAACCCTCTAACTCTCCATCTTTTAGCTTCCCAATGGCCTAACTTGCAACATGTTAAGCTTGTACGTTGGCATCAACGTTGGCCTGCTGCACCTATTGGTTCTGATTTAGTTCCACTTTTCGACCATTGCCCGATGCTTTCATCACTTgatgtttcacatttttattgtTGGACTGAAGATCTTCCACCGGTAATCCAAGCATACCCTTCTATTGCAACTTCGCTTTCCCATCTCAATATCTTAAAACATGATTCAAGTACTGATGGATTCAAGTCCCATGAGCTTTTGTCTATTACTGCTAGTTGTCCTAACCTACGTAAATTGTTGGCAACATGTATATTTAACCCTCGATTCATTGGTTTCATAAGCGACCAAACCTTGCTGACTCTTGCTATAAATtgtcctctcctttctcttcttcacCTTGCTGATTCAACTTCAATGTCCAACGTTAGACCCAACCTTATTGAAGATGCAAGTATCAGCTTCGCTACACTTGGGGACGTATTTTCTAAATTGCCTCAACTTGAAGAGCTGGTTCTCGATGTTTGTCACAACGTTAAACACACATGGCCAGCATTGGAGTTGCTTAATACCAAATGCCCCATGCTTAAATCTTTAAAGCTGGGACAGTTCCAAGGAATCTGTAGAGGTATTGCCTCTCCACCAGATGGGGTCGCTTTATGCCAAGGCTTGGAATCTTTGTCCATCAAGAACTGTACTGACTTAACTGATAAAGCTCTGATAGCCATCTCTCATGGCTGCCATAGACTTTCTAAGTTCGAGGTTCTAGGATGCAAGCAACTCACCAGAAAAGGGATGTGGGAATTCACTCATAATCTTCGTAAAACGTTGGTTGATGTGAAAATCTCTTACTGTAAAAACCTCAACGCAGTTTCATCATTGCAAGCATTGGAACCAATCCGAGACCGCATAGAAAAACTCCATATAGATTGCGTGTGGGCAAGCATCATCGGAGAAGAAAAAAGCTTGAAAAATTGGAGTAAGCTACAATATCTTTCCCTATGGATTGCTGTAGGTGAGTCTTTGAATCCACTATCATTATCAGGTCTAAACGATTGCCCATCACTAGAAGAGATACAAATCAAAGTCCAAGGCGATTGCAGGGATCAACCAAAGCCATTCATGGATGCATTTGGGTTAAGTTGCTTAACCTGTTATCCAAATCTTACAAGGATGATCTTAGACTGCAGTGGGGTAACAGGTTATGCTCTTACAGCACCTGTAGGACACACAGATTTAAGCTTGTGGGAGAGATTTTTCCTCAGTGGAATACAAAATTCGACACTCAATGAACTCAACTATTGGACTGCACAAGACGTGGACGTGAATCAACGGTGCCTTTTTCTCCCGGCAGCGGGATTGTTGGCACAGTGTGGGCGTTTAAGGAAACTTTTCATACATGGAACAGCCAATGAACACTTGATGATGTTCCTGTTGGGAAATCCGACACTGAGGGATGTTCAACTTAGAGAAGATTATTGCCCTGCACCAGACAATGATACAATCACAGAGATGAGGGTAGGATCTTGTTGTCGATTTGAGGATGCTCTTAATAGTAGTAGCCGCCATGTTCCTGATTAA